Proteins from one Sabethes cyaneus chromosome 2, idSabCyanKW18_F2, whole genome shotgun sequence genomic window:
- the LOC128736642 gene encoding tubulin polymerization-promoting protein homolog produces MDKLPKTVAPELPSLEAMFSSFAKYRPALNSFQGDGQRILLSQSDAWMQQALLLGKERPFTLTETGVLFFSFSKSSLDFDEFQQFLEKLCDSKNIDVEKVKLSLVSCGPPGIVS; encoded by the exons ATGGATAAATTGCCGAAAACCGTCGCCCCGGAACTACCTTCGCTCGAGGCAATGTTCAGCTCGTTCGCAAAGTATCGCCCGGCGCTTAACTCTTTCCAAGGTGACGGTCAAAGGATTCTGCTGTCGCAAAGTGACGCGTGGATGCAACAAGCTTTGCTGCTCGGAAAGGAGCGGCCTTTCACGCTAACCGAGACCGGGGTTCTCTTCTTTTCGTTCAG CAAATCGAGTCTggatttcgatgaattccaacaGTTTCTGGAAAAGTTATGTGACAGCAAGAACATTGATGTGGAGAAAGTAAAACTAAGTCTAGTGAGTTGTGGCCCTCCAGGCATTGTTTCCTGA